One genomic segment of Salinigranum rubrum includes these proteins:
- a CDS encoding radical SAM protein: MISKGCEQCAKGGKMVMFVYGYCDQRDCFYCPLGENRKNVTQVYANERAVESDEDVIEEARRMDALGSSITGGEPQEALDRTCHYISLLKEEFGEDHHIHLYTGITGGRENMRRLAEAGLDEIRFHPPLEQWGQLHGTEWEDILYVAREEGLTPAFEIPGIRAEPEFLEFLDEGAADFCNINEFEMSDGNFRRMKEEGFELREGHMSAVESPKEEILDVMGDHERVYFCTSVFKDAAQHRRRLKRMARTLRRPFDEVTDDGTLVYGKAWVTEEDLRALGVPEEYYTVKSEHVEVAWWLLEEMIEEGDLAEGEIVEQYPTVDGTVVERTPLA; this comes from the coding sequence ATGATCTCGAAGGGCTGTGAGCAGTGCGCCAAGGGTGGCAAGATGGTCATGTTCGTCTACGGCTACTGCGACCAGCGCGACTGTTTCTACTGCCCGCTGGGCGAGAACCGAAAGAACGTCACGCAGGTGTACGCCAACGAGCGCGCGGTCGAGTCGGACGAGGACGTCATCGAGGAGGCCCGACGGATGGACGCGCTCGGTTCCTCTATCACCGGTGGCGAACCACAGGAGGCGCTCGACAGGACGTGTCACTACATCTCCCTCCTCAAGGAGGAGTTCGGCGAGGACCACCACATCCACCTCTACACCGGCATCACCGGAGGGAGAGAGAACATGCGCCGCCTCGCGGAGGCGGGCCTCGACGAGATTCGGTTCCACCCGCCCCTCGAACAGTGGGGCCAGTTACACGGCACGGAGTGGGAGGACATCCTCTACGTCGCCCGCGAGGAGGGCCTGACCCCGGCGTTCGAGATTCCCGGAATCCGCGCCGAGCCCGAGTTCCTGGAGTTCTTAGACGAGGGTGCCGCCGACTTTTGCAACATCAACGAGTTCGAGATGAGCGACGGCAACTTCCGCCGGATGAAAGAGGAGGGATTCGAGCTTCGGGAGGGTCACATGAGCGCGGTCGAGAGCCCGAAAGAGGAGATTCTGGACGTGATGGGCGACCACGAGCGGGTCTACTTCTGCACCTCGGTGTTCAAAGACGCCGCCCAGCACCGCCGGCGGCTGAAACGGATGGCCCGGACCCTCCGCCGCCCGTTCGACGAGGTGACCGACGACGGGACGCTGGTGTACGGGAAGGCGTGGGTCACGGAGGAGGACCTCCGGGCGCTGGGCGTCCCCGAGGAGTACTACACCGTGAAGTCCGAGCACGTCGAGGTGGCGTGGTGGCTCTTAGAGGAGATGATCGAGGAGGGCGACCTCGCCGAGGGCGAAA